In Peromyscus leucopus breed LL Stock chromosome 16_21, UCI_PerLeu_2.1, whole genome shotgun sequence, a single genomic region encodes these proteins:
- the Pgk2 gene encoding phosphoglycerate kinase 2, protein MSLSSKLTLDKVDVKGKRVIMRVDFNVPMKNNQITNNQRIKAAIPSIKHCLEKGAKSVVLMSHLGRPDGVPMPDKYSLEPVAAELKSMLGKDVLFLKDCVGAEVEKACANPDNGSVILLENLRFHVEEEGKGQDSSGKKVVAEPAKVEAFRASLSKLGDIYVNDAFGTAHRAHSSMVGVNLPQKASGFLMKKELDYFAKVLENPEKPFLAILGGAKVTDKIQLIKNMLDKVNFMIIGGGMAYTFLKELKNMEIGASLYDEEGAKIVKEIMAKAEKNGVKITFPVDFVTADKFDEHAKVGQATLESGIPSGWMGLDCGPESIKNNAQIVAQAKLIIWNGPMGVFEWDAFAKGTKALMDEVVKATSKGCVTIIGGGDTATCCAKWDTENKVSHVSTGGGASLELLEGKVLPGVEALSNM, encoded by the coding sequence atgtctctttctaGTAAGTTGACTCTGGACAAAGTAGACGTTAAGGGGAAAAGAGTCATCATGAGAGTAGACTTTAACGTTCCTATGAAGAACAACCAAATCACCAACAACCAGAGAATCAAGGCTGCCATCCCAAGCATCAAGCACTGTCTGGAAAAGGGAGCCAAGTCTGTAGTTCTTATGAGTCACCTTGGCCGGCCTGACGGTGTCCCTATGCCAGACAAATATTCCTTAGAGCCTGTTGCTGCTGAGCTCAAGTCCATGCTGGGCAAGGATGTTTTGTTCCTGAAGGACTGTGTGGGTGCTGAAGTAGAGAAAGCTTGTGCCAATCCAGATAATGGGTCTGTCATCCTTTTGGAGAACCTGCGCTTCCACGTGGAGGAAGAAGGCAAGGGTCAGGATTCTTCAGGAAAAAAGGTTGTCGCTGAGCCAGCTAAAGTAGAAGCCTTCAGAGCATCACTGTCGAAACTCGGTGATATCTATGTCAACGATGCTTTTGGCACTGCACACCGGGCCCACAGTTCCATGGTGGGAGTAAATTTGCCCCAGAAGGCATCTGGGTTCCTCATGAAGAAGGAACTAGATTACTTTGCCAAGGTCTTAGAAAacccagagaaacccttcctGGCTATCCTTGGTGGAGCCAAAGTGACAGATAAGATCCAACTCATCAAAAACATGTTAGACAAAGTCAACTTCATGATTATTGGAGGTGGGATGGCTTACACCTTCCTGAAGGAACTCAAGAACATGGAGATTGGTGCTTCCTTATATGATGAAGAGGGAGCCAAAATTGTCAAAGAGATCATGGCCAAAGCAGAAAAGAACGGTGTAAAGATAACCTTTCCTGTTGACTTTGTAACCGCTGACAAGTTTGATGAGCATGCAAAAGTTGGACAAGCCACTCTAGAATCTGGCATACCATCTGGCTGGATGGGTTTGGACTGTGGTCCCGAGAGCATTAAAAACAATGCTCAAATTGTGGCCCAGGCAAAGCTTATTATTTGGAATGGACCTATGGGGGTGTTTGAATGGGATGCCTTTGCTAAGGGAACCAAAGCCCTCATGGATGAAGTTGTGAAGGCCACCTCCAAGGGCTGTGTCACCATTATAGGGGGTGGAGATACTGCTACTTGCTGTGCCAAATGGGACACTGAAAACAAGGTCAGCCATGTGAGCACTGGAGGTGGGGCAAGTCTCGAGCTGCTGGAAGGTAAAGTCCTTCCTGGGGTGGAGGCCCTGAGCAATATGTAA
- the LOC114705391 gene encoding cysteine-rich secretory protein 1-like yields MSLFPLLLFLAAVLPPSLLQDDYENENLENLSTTRESVQEEIVNKHNQLRRMASPPGSDLLKMQWSDDARVNAQRWASQCTYEHSPPEARTTKIRCGENIFMSSYPASWSHAIQSWYDEVNDFSFGSGPNTTDAVVGHYTQVVWNTSFQVACGVAECPDQSLKFLYVCHYCPPGNFVGRRYIPYTVGKPCALCPDHCDDGLCTNSCEYQDHYSNCADLKASVTCDNPMVKEECKATCNCEGKIH; encoded by the exons ATGTCATTATTTCCATTGTTGTTGTTCCTGGCTGCTGTGTTACCCCCATCCCTTCTTCAAGATGACTATGAG AATGAAAATCTTGAGAATTTGTCAACCACTAGAGAGTCAGTCCAAGAAGAGATTGTAAACAAGCACAACCAACTGAGAAGAATGGCTTCTCCACCTGGTAGTGACTTACTAAAGATG CAATGGAGCGATGATGCCCGAGTGAATGCACAGAGATGGGCAAGCCAGTGCACTTATGAACACAGTCCTccagaagccaggaccacca AGATAAGATGTGGTGAGAATATCTTCATGTCAAGTTATCCAGCATCATGGTCTCATGCAATCCAAAGCTGGTATGATGAAGTCAATGATTTCAGTTTTGGTTCAGGTCCAAATACAACTGATGCAGTAGTTGGACATTATACTCAG GTTGTTTGGAATACATCTTTCCAAGTTGCCTGTGGAGTTGCTGAGTGCCCTGACCAATCATTGAAATTCTTGTATGTTTGTCACTATTGTCCTCC TGGTAATTTTGTAGGAAGGCGATACATCCCTTACACAGTGGGAAAACCATGTGCCCTTTGTCCTGATCACTGTGACGATGGACTATGCA caaaTAGTTGTGAATATCAAGATCACTATTCTAACTGTGCAGATTTGAAGGCTTCAGTAACCTGTGACAATCCAATGGTTAAAGAAGAGTGCAAAGCTACATGCAACTGTGAAGGCAAAATTCATTAA